In a genomic window of Flavobacterium crassostreae:
- the folK gene encoding 2-amino-4-hydroxy-6-hydroxymethyldihydropteridine diphosphokinase has protein sequence MKVQHQVILSIGSNQGNRLENIENSIKRINQSLGTVVGVSALYESASWGFDSSAFYNCALLVHTFKTAEQILDQVLKIEKELGRLRKNSPGYAARLIDIDLIFVDQQIINTDQLQLPHPLLEQRNFVLYPVADLAPQWKHPVLQKTIQQLVAASADQSVCKAISKLYNPTDEMPFKQAAYVVIEGNIGAGKSTLVTKIAQDFDAKAVLERFADNPFLPKFYQDPDRYAFSLEVSFLADRHQQLATNLAQLDLSQDFVVADYHVLKSLLFAKITLADLEYQLYKDLFGILCQQIPKPDLYVYLHQSSDQLLHNIKKRGREYEQNITKAYLDKVNQGYLDYIHSQTDWDILILDISNKDFVKNQEDYWYVLEQINQKLATVML, from the coding sequence ATGAAAGTACAGCATCAGGTCATTTTGTCTATAGGCAGTAACCAAGGAAACCGCCTTGAAAATATAGAAAACAGTATAAAACGTATAAACCAAAGCCTAGGAACGGTGGTTGGTGTTTCGGCACTTTATGAATCTGCCTCATGGGGTTTTGATAGTAGTGCTTTTTATAATTGTGCCTTATTGGTGCATACTTTTAAGACAGCGGAGCAAATTTTGGATCAGGTTCTAAAAATAGAAAAAGAGTTGGGACGGCTGCGAAAAAACAGTCCAGGGTATGCAGCGCGATTGATCGATATTGATTTGATCTTTGTGGACCAACAAATTATAAATACAGACCAGTTGCAACTACCGCACCCTTTATTGGAACAAAGAAATTTTGTTTTATATCCAGTGGCAGATTTAGCTCCCCAATGGAAACATCCTGTTTTGCAAAAAACCATTCAGCAATTAGTTGCTGCCTCTGCGGATCAAAGCGTTTGTAAGGCTATTAGCAAACTCTATAATCCCACAGACGAAATGCCTTTCAAGCAAGCTGCCTATGTAGTAATTGAAGGCAATATAGGAGCTGGAAAATCAACATTGGTTACCAAAATAGCCCAAGATTTTGACGCCAAAGCTGTTTTGGAACGTTTTGCAGATAATCCGTTTTTGCCTAAATTTTATCAAGATCCAGACCGGTATGCTTTTTCTTTAGAGGTATCTTTTTTGGCGGATCGGCACCAACAACTTGCAACCAATTTAGCCCAGTTAGATCTCTCTCAAGATTTTGTTGTGGCAGATTATCATGTTTTAAAATCGCTGTTATTTGCAAAAATAACTTTGGCGGATCTAGAGTACCAACTCTATAAAGATTTGTTTGGTATTCTTTGCCAGCAAATACCCAAACCAGATCTGTATGTTTATTTACACCAAAGTTCCGATCAATTGCTGCATAACATAAAAAAACGTGGTAGAGAGTACGAACAAAATATCACCAAAGCATATTTGGATAAAGTGAATCAAGGGTATTTGGATTACATACACTCACAAACGGATTGGGATATTTTGATCCTTGACATCTCTAATAAAGATTTTGTAAAAAACCAAGAAGACTATTGGTATGTTTTAGAACAAATAAATCAAAAATTAGCAACAGTTATGCTCTAA
- a CDS encoding 3-deoxy-D-manno-octulosonic acid transferase, with product MFFIYNAFVFLVSKILNIVALCNPKINLFVKGRTVVFKTLEQKIQSNDPTIWFHAASLGEYEQGLPVMEAVKATYPDHKIVLSFFSPSGYEVRKNNSVADATVYLPLDSAQNAKKFLDLVRPEFVFFIKYEYWPNYLNELKKRHIQTYLISGIFRKNQAFFKWYGGFYRKALDAFTYFFVQNESSKKRLLTLGKTNVAVSGDTRFDRVATLLEKNNTLDFIASFKNNALTIVIGSSWPKDENIWVEYINHCPDNVKFIIAPHNIKKDAIAELKTSIQRKTVLFSEKEGKNLAAYNVLLVDTIGLLTKIYSYADIAYVGGGFGNPGVHNILEPATFGVPVLIGPNYAHFAEAVALVNLGGCKSILNLKELQKVVDDLLLNTAYRSETGHICNTFVTMNKGATAIIMKNIDTTHL from the coding sequence ATGTTTTTTATTTACAACGCCTTCGTTTTTCTAGTTTCTAAAATTCTAAATATAGTTGCTCTTTGCAACCCAAAAATAAACCTTTTTGTAAAAGGCAGAACCGTTGTTTTTAAAACTTTAGAACAAAAAATACAATCCAACGATCCAACCATTTGGTTTCATGCCGCTTCTTTAGGAGAATATGAGCAAGGGCTGCCCGTTATGGAGGCCGTCAAAGCAACCTATCCGGATCATAAAATTGTACTTAGCTTTTTTTCTCCTTCGGGATATGAAGTCCGTAAAAACAATTCTGTGGCAGACGCTACGGTTTACCTGCCCTTGGATAGCGCACAAAATGCCAAAAAATTTCTAGATTTGGTGCGCCCGGAATTTGTTTTCTTTATCAAATACGAATATTGGCCCAATTATTTGAACGAATTAAAAAAACGGCACATCCAAACCTACTTAATCTCTGGAATATTCCGAAAAAACCAAGCTTTTTTTAAATGGTATGGTGGTTTTTACCGCAAGGCGTTAGATGCCTTTACGTACTTTTTTGTACAAAACGAAAGTTCTAAAAAACGACTCCTAACATTGGGCAAAACAAATGTTGCTGTTTCTGGTGATACGCGCTTTGATCGTGTTGCTACACTTTTAGAAAAAAATAATACCCTGGATTTTATAGCTTCTTTTAAAAACAATGCCCTGACCATTGTTATAGGAAGCTCTTGGCCCAAAGACGAAAATATCTGGGTAGAATACATTAACCATTGCCCAGACAACGTGAAATTTATTATTGCGCCGCATAATATCAAAAAAGACGCAATCGCCGAATTAAAAACAAGCATCCAACGCAAAACGGTTTTATTTTCGGAAAAAGAAGGAAAAAACCTCGCAGCTTATAATGTGCTCTTGGTGGATACCATTGGCTTACTTACCAAAATTTACAGCTATGCGGATATTGCATATGTGGGTGGCGGATTTGGGAACCCAGGAGTACATAATATACTCGAACCAGCAACCTTTGGTGTTCCGGTACTGATTGGCCCAAACTACGCCCATTTTGCCGAAGCGGTAGCACTAGTTAATTTAGGTGGCTGCAAAAGCATTTTAAATCTAAAAGAGCTGCAAAAAGTAGTAGATGATTTGCTTTTAAACACCGCTTACCGTAGCGAAACTGGACACATTTGCAACACCTTTGTAACCATGAACAAAGGAGCAACAGCCATTATTATGAAAAATATAGATACAACCCATTTGTAA
- a CDS encoding RNA methyltransferase — MRKLENNELGRKSIEAFKESVKTPVIILLEDVRSLHNIGSVFRTADAFLIEKIYLCGITATPPNKEIHKTALGATDTVTWEHRKNTLELIHELKNNNIITLAIEQVESAVFLQDFKVDKNAKYAIVFGNEVHGVTQEAVALCDGCIEIPQLGTKHSLNIAVSAGITIWDLFKQFRA; from the coding sequence ATGAGAAAATTAGAAAACAACGAACTAGGGCGAAAGAGCATTGAAGCCTTCAAAGAATCTGTCAAAACTCCGGTTATAATACTCCTAGAAGACGTACGTAGCCTACACAATATAGGTTCCGTATTTAGAACTGCCGATGCTTTTTTGATCGAAAAGATTTATTTATGCGGGATTACTGCTACGCCTCCTAACAAAGAAATCCATAAAACAGCACTTGGCGCAACAGACACTGTAACTTGGGAACACCGCAAAAACACTCTGGAGCTAATCCACGAATTAAAAAACAACAACATAATTACCCTAGCAATAGAACAGGTAGAAAGTGCCGTTTTTTTGCAAGATTTTAAAGTAGACAAAAATGCCAAATATGCTATTGTTTTTGGCAACGAAGTACATGGCGTAACCCAAGAGGCAGTAGCTTTATGTGATGGTTGCATTGAAATACCGCAATTAGGCACCAAACACTCCTTAAACATTGCTGTTAGTGCTGGAATTACTATTTGGGATTTATTCAAACAATTTAGAGCATAA
- the fabD gene encoding ACP S-malonyltransferase: MKAYVFPGQGAQFTGMGKEVYQNSPLAKELFEKANEILGFRITDIMFEGTAEELKETKVTQPAVFLHSVILAKTLGADFKPEMVAGHSLGEFSALVANGVLSFEDGLKLVSQRALAMQKACEIKPSTMAAVLGLADLVVEQVCATIPGVVVAANYNCPGQLVISGETTAVEAACVAMKEAGAKRALVLPVGGAFHSPMMEPAREELAAAIEATTFSTPICPVYQNVTATAVSDPEQIKKNLIIQLTAPVKWTQSVQQMIADGATLFTEVGPGKVLAGLIGKINKDAVTANA, encoded by the coding sequence TACAGGAATGGGCAAAGAGGTGTACCAAAACAGTCCACTAGCAAAGGAATTATTTGAAAAAGCAAACGAAATATTGGGATTCCGAATCACGGATATCATGTTTGAAGGAACGGCGGAAGAATTAAAAGAAACTAAGGTTACACAACCTGCGGTGTTTTTGCATTCGGTTATTTTGGCTAAAACTTTGGGAGCAGATTTTAAACCCGAAATGGTGGCTGGGCATTCGCTTGGAGAGTTTTCGGCGTTGGTTGCCAATGGTGTTTTGTCTTTTGAGGATGGTTTAAAACTGGTTTCGCAACGTGCTTTAGCTATGCAAAAAGCGTGTGAGATCAAGCCCTCAACCATGGCTGCGGTTCTAGGATTGGCGGATTTGGTGGTAGAACAGGTTTGTGCAACTATACCGGGTGTGGTTGTGGCTGCAAACTACAATTGTCCGGGGCAGTTGGTGATTTCGGGCGAAACTACTGCCGTAGAAGCGGCTTGTGTAGCCATGAAGGAAGCTGGCGCAAAAAGAGCTTTGGTATTGCCTGTAGGTGGTGCTTTTCATTCGCCTATGATGGAACCTGCTAGAGAAGAATTGGCTGCAGCTATTGAGGCAACTACATTTTCTACTCCTATTTGTCCCGTTTATCAAAATGTGACTGCTACTGCGGTATCGGATCCAGAACAGATCAAGAAAAATTTAATTATTCAGTTGACTGCTCCAGTAAAATGGACGCAATCTGTGCAACAAATGATTGCCGATGGTGCCACTTTGTTTACGGAAGTTGGCCCCGGAAAGGTATTGGCTGGTTTGATTGGCAAGATTAATAAAGATGCCGTAACGGCAAATGCCTAG
- a CDS encoding DegT/DnrJ/EryC1/StrS family aminotransferase — protein sequence MKKIQMVDLKSQYDKIKETVTVSIQEVLDTNAYINGPEVHKFQKSLETYLGVKHVIPCANGTDALQIAMMGLGLQPGDEVITADFTFAATVEVIALLQLTPVLVDVEMHNMNISLEAIQKAITPKTKAIVPVHLFGRAANMEAIMALAKKHNLYVIEDNAQAIGANCKSTDGTKQKAGTIGHVGATSFFPSKNLGCYGDGGAIFTNDDALAHTLRGIVNHGMYERYHHDVVGVNSRLDSIQAAVLNAKLPLLDAYNSARQDAARKYSMAFEGHKNIIAPQICGDCDCHVFHQYTLRIIDADRNGLMQHLINKGIPCAIYYPIPLHSQKAYADSRYHEKDFPVTNQLVQEVLSLPMHTELDGEQIQFITESVLEFLK from the coding sequence ATGAAAAAAATACAGATGGTTGACTTAAAAAGTCAATACGATAAAATAAAAGAAACGGTAACTGTTTCTATCCAAGAGGTTTTAGATACCAATGCGTATATCAATGGGCCTGAGGTGCACAAATTTCAAAAATCATTAGAAACGTATCTGGGAGTTAAACACGTAATTCCGTGTGCCAATGGTACCGATGCGCTACAAATTGCCATGATGGGGTTAGGTTTGCAACCCGGAGACGAAGTAATTACAGCCGATTTTACATTTGCAGCAACCGTTGAGGTAATTGCCTTATTGCAACTAACTCCAGTGTTAGTAGATGTAGAGATGCACAACATGAATATTTCTTTGGAAGCGATCCAAAAAGCCATCACACCAAAAACCAAGGCCATTGTTCCCGTGCATTTGTTTGGTCGTGCAGCCAACATGGAGGCAATTATGGCACTAGCCAAAAAGCATAATTTGTACGTTATTGAAGACAATGCACAAGCCATTGGAGCCAATTGCAAATCTACAGACGGAACCAAGCAAAAAGCAGGAACCATAGGGCATGTTGGAGCAACCTCATTTTTTCCGTCCAAAAACCTAGGTTGTTACGGAGATGGCGGTGCCATTTTTACTAACGATGATGCTCTAGCACATACCTTGCGTGGTATCGTAAATCATGGTATGTATGAAAGATACCACCATGATGTAGTAGGTGTAAACTCCCGTTTGGATAGCATTCAAGCAGCGGTTTTAAACGCAAAATTACCCTTGTTAGACGCATACAATAGCGCCAGACAAGATGCAGCCAGAAAATATTCTATGGCATTTGAAGGCCACAAAAACATTATAGCGCCACAAATTTGTGGAGATTGCGATTGCCATGTATTTCATCAATACACCTTACGAATTATAGATGCAGACAGAAACGGTCTGATGCAGCACCTAATAAACAAAGGAATTCCGTGTGCTATTTATTACCCAATTCCGTTGCATTCTCAAAAGGCGTATGCAGATAGCCGCTACCACGAAAAAGATTTTCCGGTAACCAACCAATTGGTTCAAGAAGTGTTGTCTTTGCCGATGCACACAGAATTAGATGGCGAGCAAATACAATTTATAACAGAAAGCGTTTTAGAGTTTTTAAAATAG
- the galE gene encoding UDP-glucose 4-epimerase GalE yields MKILVTGGLGFIGSHTVVELQNQGFGVVIIDDLSNSSLEVLEGIEAITGKVPSFEKLDLREKAKVQDFFNRHRDITGVIHFAASKAVGESVQNPLLYYENNLNALVYLLQELDKKDRASIIFSSSCTVYGQAEKMPITEDAPIQRAMSPYGNTKQIGEEIIIDTAKVTNINAILLRYFNPVGSHPSAEIGELPLGVPQNLVPFITQTAIGLRNELSVYGSDYPTTDGTAVRDYIHVVDLAKAHVIALQRLLDQKNQQKVEVFNLGTGTGSSVLEVIHAFEKVSNQKLPYKLVARREGDITQAYANTDKANAILGWKATFTLEQAMESAWKWEQKVRNN; encoded by the coding sequence ATGAAGATATTAGTAACAGGAGGTTTAGGGTTTATAGGTTCTCATACCGTTGTAGAATTGCAAAACCAAGGTTTTGGGGTAGTAATCATAGATGACTTGTCTAACAGCTCATTAGAAGTTTTAGAAGGAATTGAGGCCATAACAGGCAAAGTGCCTAGTTTTGAAAAATTAGATTTAAGAGAAAAAGCCAAAGTACAAGATTTTTTTAATAGACATCGCGATATTACGGGCGTGATCCATTTTGCGGCTTCCAAAGCCGTGGGAGAGAGTGTTCAAAATCCGTTATTGTATTACGAAAACAACCTAAATGCACTAGTGTATCTTTTGCAAGAGCTAGACAAAAAAGACCGCGCGAGCATTATTTTTAGTTCCTCTTGTACGGTGTATGGTCAAGCCGAAAAAATGCCCATTACCGAAGATGCACCCATACAAAGAGCCATGTCTCCCTACGGAAACACCAAACAAATAGGGGAAGAAATTATTATAGATACCGCTAAGGTTACCAATATTAATGCTATTTTGTTGCGTTATTTTAACCCTGTTGGTTCCCATCCTTCCGCAGAAATAGGAGAACTACCTCTGGGAGTACCTCAAAATTTAGTTCCTTTTATCACACAAACCGCAATAGGATTACGCAACGAGTTATCCGTTTACGGAAGTGATTACCCAACAACAGACGGAACCGCAGTACGAGATTATATCCATGTAGTAGATTTGGCAAAAGCCCATGTTATTGCCTTACAGAGGCTATTGGATCAAAAAAACCAACAAAAAGTAGAGGTTTTTAATCTTGGCACCGGTACCGGAAGCTCCGTTCTAGAAGTAATCCATGCTTTTGAAAAAGTAAGCAACCAAAAACTACCCTACAAATTAGTAGCCCGTAGAGAAGGAGATATCACCCAAGCATATGCCAATACAGACAAAGCAAATGCAATCTTAGGCTGGAAAGCAACCTTCACGCTAGAGCAAGCAATGGAAAGCGCTTGGAAATGGGAGCAAAAAGTTCGGAACAACTAA
- the mutS gene encoding DNA mismatch repair protein MutS, protein MAAKDKVVKETPLMKQYNEIKRKYPDACLLFRVGDFYETFGEDAVRASKILGITLTKRGAGSATETALAGFPHHSINTYLPKLVKAGLRVAICDQLEDPKMTKTIVKRGVTELVTPGVSMNDEVLQSKTNNFLASLYFTTKSIGISFLDVSTGEFLTAQGNAEYVDKLLQNFSPSEVLVSKNNKADFKQAFGENYHSFYLEDWVYKQDYAFEILTKHFQTVSLKGFGIEDLKEGIIASGAILYYLSETQHNKLQHITALQRIAEDAYVWMDRFTIRNLELYHSYNPNAVTLLEVIDKTLSPMGGRLLKRWLALPLKEPSKIKQRHEVVSYLKANQVVLQQIQNQIKQIADLERLISKIATAKVSPREVVYLKESLDAILPIKTLALSSPQEAVKRIGDSLHNCDLLREKIKTTLNQDAPVAVAKGNAIATGVSATLDELRAISSSGKEFLDAIEARESERTGISSLKISFNNVFGYYIEVRNTHKDKVPPEWIRKQTLVNAERYITEELKEYEVKILGAEEKIHKIETALFEELVAWIAAYIKPVQLNASLIAQLDCLCSFTQLAIENQYSCPELTETVILEIKNGRHPVIEKQLPIGVPYIANDVFLDPETQQLIMITGPNMSGKSAILRQTALIVLLAQMGSFVPAEHLKMGIVDKIFTRVGASDNISMGESTFMVEMNETASILNNISERSLVLLDEIGRGTSTYDGISIAWAIAEFLHEHPSRPKTLFATHYHELNEMTTTLPRIQNYNVAVKELKDTVLFVRKLVQGGSAHSFGIHVAKMAGMPQIVLLKAQKILKKLEKNHSNEVLHGVKEAQDSVQMSFFNLDDPLLEEIKEEILSLDVDTITPIEALMKLNEIKRMLTQKNK, encoded by the coding sequence TTGGCAGCTAAAGATAAAGTAGTTAAAGAAACCCCATTGATGAAACAGTACAATGAAATTAAAAGAAAGTATCCAGATGCTTGCTTGTTGTTTCGGGTTGGGGATTTTTATGAAACCTTTGGAGAAGATGCTGTTCGGGCTTCCAAAATACTGGGCATCACCTTAACCAAACGAGGTGCGGGATCTGCCACCGAGACTGCGCTTGCTGGTTTCCCGCACCATTCCATCAATACCTATTTGCCTAAATTAGTAAAAGCAGGGCTTCGGGTGGCAATTTGTGACCAACTAGAAGATCCAAAAATGACTAAAACCATTGTCAAACGTGGTGTTACAGAATTAGTAACTCCAGGAGTATCCATGAATGATGAGGTTTTGCAATCCAAAACAAATAATTTTTTGGCATCCCTATATTTTACCACCAAAAGCATCGGGATTTCATTTTTAGACGTATCTACCGGAGAGTTTCTCACAGCACAAGGCAATGCAGAGTATGTAGATAAATTATTACAAAATTTTAGTCCTTCCGAAGTTCTGGTCTCTAAGAATAACAAAGCAGATTTTAAACAAGCCTTTGGTGAGAATTACCATAGTTTTTATCTAGAAGATTGGGTTTACAAACAAGATTATGCCTTCGAGATACTTACAAAACATTTTCAAACTGTTTCTCTAAAAGGATTTGGAATAGAAGATTTAAAAGAAGGAATAATAGCCTCAGGAGCCATTTTGTATTATTTGTCTGAAACCCAACATAACAAATTACAGCACATTACAGCATTACAGCGCATAGCCGAAGATGCTTATGTTTGGATGGATCGTTTTACCATTCGGAATTTAGAATTATACCATAGTTACAACCCCAATGCCGTTACCTTATTAGAGGTTATAGACAAAACCCTCTCGCCAATGGGAGGACGGTTGCTCAAACGGTGGTTGGCACTACCCTTAAAAGAGCCTTCTAAAATAAAACAACGCCATGAGGTTGTTTCTTATTTGAAAGCCAACCAAGTTGTGCTGCAGCAAATACAAAACCAAATTAAGCAAATTGCAGATCTAGAGCGTTTAATATCCAAGATTGCCACCGCCAAAGTCTCTCCGCGCGAAGTGGTGTATCTAAAAGAATCTTTGGATGCTATATTGCCCATAAAAACGTTGGCTTTGTCTAGCCCGCAAGAGGCAGTAAAAAGGATAGGAGATAGCCTGCATAATTGTGATTTGCTACGCGAAAAAATAAAAACAACCCTAAATCAAGATGCTCCTGTGGCTGTTGCCAAAGGAAATGCTATTGCTACAGGAGTCAGTGCAACATTAGATGAATTGCGCGCCATATCCAGTTCTGGCAAAGAATTTTTAGACGCAATTGAAGCTAGAGAATCCGAGCGTACAGGTATTAGTTCTTTAAAAATTTCTTTCAATAACGTCTTTGGATATTACATAGAAGTTAGAAACACCCATAAAGACAAAGTGCCTCCAGAATGGATTCGCAAACAAACGCTAGTCAATGCAGAGCGCTACATAACCGAAGAATTAAAAGAATATGAAGTTAAAATTTTAGGTGCCGAAGAAAAAATACATAAAATAGAAACGGCCTTATTTGAAGAATTGGTAGCCTGGATTGCTGCCTATATTAAACCAGTACAATTAAACGCATCTCTTATTGCTCAATTGGATTGTTTGTGTTCCTTTACTCAATTGGCTATCGAGAACCAGTACAGCTGTCCAGAATTAACAGAAACAGTGATTTTAGAGATAAAAAACGGAAGACATCCTGTTATTGAAAAACAATTGCCAATTGGCGTGCCCTATATTGCCAACGATGTTTTTTTAGACCCCGAAACCCAGCAGTTAATTATGATAACTGGCCCCAATATGTCTGGTAAATCAGCAATTTTACGACAAACAGCCTTAATTGTACTTTTGGCACAAATGGGAAGTTTTGTTCCGGCGGAGCATTTAAAAATGGGTATTGTAGACAAGATATTCACTAGAGTAGGAGCTTCGGATAATATCTCTATGGGAGAGTCAACATTTATGGTTGAAATGAACGAAACAGCTTCTATTTTGAATAATATTTCCGAACGAAGTTTGGTTTTGTTAGATGAAATAGGTAGAGGAACCAGTACCTATGACGGAATATCCATTGCTTGGGCTATTGCAGAATTTTTGCACGAGCATCCCTCAAGGCCCAAAACGCTTTTTGCCACCCACTACCATGAGTTAAACGAGATGACCACAACATTGCCCCGTATCCAAAACTATAACGTCGCGGTAAAGGAGTTAAAAGACACCGTTCTTTTTGTCCGAAAATTAGTCCAAGGTGGTAGTGCGCATAGTTTTGGTATTCATGTTGCTAAAATGGCAGGGATGCCTCAAATTGTGTTACTAAAGGCGCAAAAAATCCTAAAAAAACTAGAGAAAAACCATTCTAACGAAGTTCTACATGGTGTAAAAGAAGCCCAGGATAGTGTGCAAATGAGCTTTTTTAACCTAGATGATCCTTTGTTGGAAGAAATAAAAGAAGAAATTTTAAGCCTAGATGTGGACACCATAACGCCAATTGAAGCTCTGATGAAATTAAATGAGATAAAAAGAATGCTAACCCAAAAAAATAAATAA
- a CDS encoding DUF1573 domain-containing protein: MKKILTIAMLVVLGITTSQAQKTIKKAKTTTTKVAGAGMVFDNDTIDYGTIAHNADGNREFVFTNNGKKPLIITSTQGSCGCTVPTSPKEPIAPGKKGVIGVKYATDRVGQFTKAVTVTSNAEGQPTKILTIKGTVLAEDAAKN; encoded by the coding sequence ATGAAAAAAATACTTACAATTGCCATGCTAGTTGTTTTAGGGATAACAACTTCTCAAGCTCAAAAAACGATCAAAAAAGCAAAAACTACCACCACTAAAGTTGCAGGTGCAGGAATGGTGTTTGATAATGACACTATAGATTATGGAACTATTGCTCACAATGCCGATGGAAACCGTGAATTTGTTTTTACAAACAATGGAAAAAAACCTTTAATAATCACTAGCACACAAGGATCTTGTGGTTGTACGGTTCCTACGTCTCCAAAAGAACCAATTGCTCCAGGAAAAAAAGGAGTTATTGGAGTAAAATATGCCACCGATAGAGTTGGTCAATTTACCAAAGCAGTAACCGTAACTTCAAATGCAGAAGGGCAACCTACTAAAATACTTACCATCAAAGGAACAGTACTTGCAGAGGATGCTGCAAAAAACTAA
- a CDS encoding DUF1508 domain-containing protein, whose translation MASLVITKRFSGDYKFELMSRKGKTIFTSNAYELRMDCEADAERLKLAFASCSFVKFKTSKDRFFFRVVLDEVVVATSRKYSTELMVQKGIDEIVKYGSKAEILDFSNNYFEFTD comes from the coding sequence ATGGCTTCTTTGGTAATTACAAAACGATTTAGCGGAGATTATAAGTTTGAATTGATGTCTAGAAAAGGAAAGACAATCTTTACAAGCAATGCTTATGAGTTACGGATGGATTGTGAAGCAGATGCCGAACGTTTAAAATTGGCTTTTGCTAGTTGTTCTTTTGTGAAGTTTAAAACCAGTAAGGACCGGTTTTTTTTTAGAGTAGTTCTGGATGAGGTAGTGGTGGCTACAAGTCGAAAATACAGTACAGAATTAATGGTTCAAAAAGGAATTGACGAAATTGTAAAATATGGCTCTAAAGCGGAGATATTGGATTTTTCAAATAACTATTTTGAATTTACAGACTAA